One Bacteroidia bacterium genomic window, TTGTTATAATTGTCAAATTGCACATATCTGTCTGCTAAATGGCAACACAGTGTTATCATATGGGCGTTTTGTTATTAACCAATAATTACAAATTGATTATTTATTTAATAGTTTTCAAAAATTTAGTATTATTTTTCTGGAAACAAGTATATTATTCCTAGAGAACAGTTAATAGATGTTGGATTATAACCTGTAAAGAATGAAATTACTTTAAAATGATACCTGAATTGAGGTTCAAATTTTAATGATAATTTATTATTTAATTTGTATTTTATTCCAATACCAGCTTGGAGACTAAACAAATTTGCAGTTAAATCTTTTGCGTCACCTACATTGTTATTCTGAAAAGTTGTCTTGTTTTGTGAAGATATTAAAAAAGAAGAAACTGGGCCTGCAATTAAATAAAATTTACATTTTTCATTTGTGATAAAATTAATATCATAAAATAAGGAGATGTCAATATATTGAGCTTTGATTTCTGCAAATTTTGGCAAAGATATTTCTGAAGACGCATGTGAAAAATCATAATTGACATTATAAGAAATATTGGAAAAAGATAATCCTAATTGAATCTCTGATCTTTTTGAAAACAAATATGCTGATTCTATACCCGTTTGATAACTAAATTTAGAATTAATGTCATGATTTAAACCTTTCATAGATTTAATTTTATAAAAATAAGGTGAGCCGAAAAATCCAATAGTCCATTTAGATTCTTGTCCAAATGAGCTAACATTGAATGATACAATCAAAACTAAAATAAGTAAATTTTTCATAATTATTTTTTTTAAGTTATGTTTTTTGTAATTAATTGTCAAATTAATACTCATTGTCTAGTTTGTAATATTTTTTTTCTCACGCCTTGTTGCTAACGGTTTGCGGTTGAATTTGGCAGGCTATTACTTGCAGTCATTGTCAAACCGCTAAAATGTTTGAACTTTGTTATTTGTGTCAAGTTGCCCATAACAGCCTGCTAAATTTTAACCGTGTGTTATGCACTGTTAATTTTA contains:
- a CDS encoding PorT family protein codes for the protein MKNLLILVLIVSFNVSSFGQESKWTIGFFGSPYFYKIKSMKGLNHDINSKFSYQTGIESAYLFSKRSEIQLGLSFSNISYNVNYDFSHASSEISLPKFAEIKAQYIDISLFYDINFITNEKCKFYLIAGPVSSFLISSQNKTTFQNNNVGDAKDLTANLFSLQAGIGIKYKLNNKLSLKFEPQFRYHFKVISFFTGYNPTSINCSLGIIYLFPEK